From the genome of Candidatus Buchananbacteria bacterium, one region includes:
- a CDS encoding putative glycoside hydrolase — translation MIVAIINLFVTALIIIFSFTVTAGEPTYQTIVKPPKIENKGIYLTAYTAGNKVRRAKLVQLIERTELNSVVIDVKDYSGLIFFDTNIPLVNEIDAEDIRIPDLQDWLAELKQKGIYTIARITVFQDPYLAEKRSDIALKSKAGGLWRDFKGLAWVDPTQKLVWDYNIDLAKEAIKLGFDEINFDYVRFPTDGNIKQMAFANLDNPTLEGKSEVMKEFYTYLGEQLKYEPALLSADLFGMVLWRNDGLNIGQRLADAALNFDFICPMVYPSHYPAGFEKFANPAEHPYEIVYRSLIRGKDVMEQSGSKLRPWLQDFDLGAEYTPEMLRLQKQAAYDAGANGWLMWNASNNYTEAGYEVEASN, via the coding sequence ATGATTGTAGCTATTATCAACTTATTTGTAACCGCTTTAATTATTATTTTTTCTTTTACTGTAACGGCCGGCGAACCAACTTATCAGACAATCGTCAAGCCGCCCAAAATTGAAAACAAGGGGATTTACCTCACCGCTTACACCGCCGGCAACAAAGTCAGGCGCGCTAAACTAGTTCAGCTTATAGAGCGCACGGAATTAAACTCAGTGGTGATTGATGTTAAAGACTATAGCGGTCTTATTTTTTTTGATACTAATATCCCGCTGGTAAATGAAATTGACGCTGAAGACATCCGGATTCCGGACCTTCAAGACTGGCTGGCCGAATTAAAACAAAAAGGAATTTACACGATTGCCCGCATTACCGTTTTTCAGGATCCTTATTTGGCGGAAAAACGTTCCGATATTGCTCTAAAATCAAAAGCCGGCGGTTTATGGCGCGATTTTAAAGGTTTAGCCTGGGTGGATCCCACCCAAAAGCTGGTTTGGGATTATAATATTGATTTAGCCAAAGAGGCGATTAAGCTTGGGTTTGACGAGATTAATTTTGATTATGTTCGGTTTCCTACTGATGGGAATATCAAACAAATGGCGTTTGCCAATCTTGATAATCCGACTTTAGAGGGTAAATCCGAAGTGATGAAGGAGTTTTATACGTACCTGGGCGAACAGTTAAAGTATGAACCGGCCCTGCTTTCGGCTGATTTATTCGGGATGGTGCTGTGGCGTAACGATGGCTTAAATATTGGCCAGCGCCTGGCTGACGCCGCACTAAATTTTGATTTTATTTGTCCGATGGTGTACCCGTCGCACTATCCGGCCGGCTTTGAAAAGTTTGCTAACCCAGCTGAACACCCCTATGAGATTGTCTATCGCAGCTTAATTCGAGGCAAAGACGTGATGGAGCAATCAGGTTCTAAGCTTCGACCCTGGTTGCAGGATTTTGATCTGGGCGCTGAATACACCCCGGAAATGTTACGCCTGCAAAAGCAGGCGGCTTACGACGCCGGTGCTAATGGCTGGCTGATGTGGAACGCTTCAAATAACTATACGGAGGCTGGTTACGAGGTGGAAGCTTCAAATTAG
- a CDS encoding CAP domain-containing protein: MFKKQDGGKTKKYLTLIGALSVVINAFGVFFVLFRPKRWRQFIKGQKKEFSELSSGKEDFVRFTKDSSRLLKDLFIPDVSNDHRPIVLRPKNLLSLAVTAVAIKLIVTGFLFLTYPSPAQLSAIISSNIISLINQSRTDAGVEALAENEYLTKYAYEKGQDMITNDYFAHDTPDGKRPWQWINRGDYDYVYAGENLAMDFTNAEVVHDAFMKSPSHRRNILNPKYKDVGIAVINGELNGHQTILLVQFFGTKRSDAATSVAQANEIPSQPPNADQVPVAEVVETETNPDVLAAGTANEGLIVVTTQQQATKPLVNMIVEYSNIFFIAFLIFMFLSLMLNIFIKIRVQHASVILQSLAVIALLVSLILVKFHFIEQVAPQILIL; this comes from the coding sequence ATGTTTAAGAAACAAGACGGCGGGAAAACTAAAAAATATCTGACTTTAATTGGCGCTTTAAGTGTTGTCATTAACGCTTTCGGCGTCTTTTTTGTTTTGTTTCGTCCAAAGCGCTGGCGGCAATTTATTAAAGGCCAAAAAAAAGAATTTTCTGAATTGTCCAGCGGCAAAGAGGATTTTGTCAGATTTACTAAAGATTCTTCCAGACTGCTGAAGGATTTGTTTATTCCGGATGTTTCTAACGATCACCGGCCGATAGTTTTACGTCCCAAAAATTTGTTGAGCTTAGCCGTAACAGCCGTTGCTATTAAACTGATAGTGACAGGATTCTTATTTTTAACCTACCCAAGTCCGGCGCAATTGTCGGCAATTATCTCCAGCAATATTATTTCGTTGATTAATCAGTCTCGGACTGATGCTGGCGTTGAAGCCTTGGCTGAAAATGAATATCTGACCAAATACGCGTACGAGAAAGGGCAGGATATGATTACCAATGATTATTTTGCCCACGACACTCCCGACGGCAAGCGGCCATGGCAATGGATCAACCGTGGTGATTATGACTACGTCTATGCGGGCGAGAACCTGGCCATGGATTTTACCAATGCCGAAGTTGTTCATGACGCGTTCATGAAAAGCCCAAGCCATCGCCGCAATATTTTAAATCCAAAATATAAAGATGTCGGTATTGCCGTTATTAACGGTGAACTGAATGGGCATCAGACCATTCTATTGGTTCAATTTTTTGGCACTAAACGTTCTGATGCCGCAACGTCGGTGGCTCAGGCTAATGAAATACCGTCACAACCACCCAATGCGGATCAGGTACCGGTTGCCGAGGTGGTTGAAACCGAAACAAACCCCGATGTCCTGGCGGCAGGAACGGCAAATGAAGGCCTGATTGTCGTGACTACTCAACAGCAGGCGACAAAACCGCTAGTGAATATGATTGTTGAATATTCAAATATTTTCTTTATCGCTTTCCTGATTTTCATGTTTTTATCTTTAATGCTTAATATTTTTATAAAAATCAGGGTGCAGCATGCTTCAGTTATTTTGCAAAGTTTGGCAGTAATTGCCCTGCTGGTTTCCCTCATCTTGGTGAAATTCCATTTCATTGAGCAGGTAGCGCCGCAGATTCTTATTCTATAA
- a CDS encoding HAMP domain-containing histidine kinase: protein MPTFKKSNKVENIKSDFITVASHQLRTPISGIRWSLDTLLSGRAGLLTEKQIEIVQEAYRNNKFMVKVVNDLLRVSRFEEKGLNLQPKFISLKKIITEAIEELRPLATANNCEIFFDAGKNIPNVYVDPLQLKPVVFSFIDNSILYSKAKGKVKISLKKVTDFVFLKIEDNGIGIPANEQELVFSKFFRGSNAMKAQTEGIGLDLYLAKEIIEQSGGKISFQSREDRGTTFNIYLPYIKVDVDGKPTMEAEAKNINDVLKKEREFVSITVHELKAPLGITKWSLEMLKNQKQGKLNKNQLELIDQVYRGNERLLVLVRDLLNLSKLQEGKFEIEPKEILFESVIDDVVKGFSIQANKSKVKLIWKRPAKPFGTIKADPNRVAQVVTNIVSNAIKYTPANGKVILALEKVSGADLKKISQDLPTANLSFTSNKNGYLVLSIKDSGIGISDEDQNKLFTRFFRSKKVLTSKTEGTGLGLYITKSIVNLHRGDIWFTSKLGSGSTFYISLPIA, encoded by the coding sequence ATGCCAACTTTCAAGAAAAGCAACAAAGTGGAGAATATTAAGAGTGATTTTATCACCGTAGCTTCCCATCAGCTGCGTACGCCAATCTCCGGTATCCGCTGGTCGTTAGACACCCTTTTAAGCGGACGTGCCGGGCTGTTAACAGAAAAGCAAATTGAAATAGTCCAGGAAGCCTACCGCAACAATAAGTTTATGGTAAAGGTGGTAAACGACTTATTACGGGTTTCGCGTTTTGAGGAGAAAGGACTGAATTTACAACCAAAATTCATTAGTCTTAAAAAAATTATTACCGAGGCTATCGAAGAACTAAGGCCGTTAGCAACTGCTAACAACTGTGAGATATTTTTTGACGCCGGCAAAAATATCCCTAATGTCTATGTGGACCCGCTCCAGCTTAAACCGGTTGTGTTTTCCTTCATTGATAACTCTATCTTATACAGTAAAGCTAAAGGTAAGGTAAAAATTTCTTTAAAAAAAGTTACTGATTTTGTCTTTTTAAAAATTGAAGATAACGGTATCGGCATTCCGGCCAACGAACAGGAATTGGTTTTTTCAAAATTTTTTCGTGGCAGTAACGCCATGAAGGCACAAACCGAAGGCATCGGGCTGGACTTATATTTAGCCAAAGAAATTATTGAACAGTCCGGCGGTAAAATTAGTTTTCAGAGCCGTGAAGATCGGGGCACGACGTTTAACATTTATTTGCCGTACATTAAGGTTGATGTTGACGGCAAGCCGACAATGGAAGCCGAAGCAAAAAATATTAATGATGTTTTAAAGAAAGAACGCGAATTCGTTTCCATTACTGTTCATGAGTTAAAGGCACCGCTAGGTATCACCAAGTGGAGTTTGGAGATGCTTAAAAATCAAAAGCAGGGCAAACTTAACAAAAATCAATTGGAATTAATTGACCAGGTATATCGGGGCAATGAACGGCTGTTGGTGCTGGTTCGGGATCTGCTTAATTTGTCCAAACTTCAGGAAGGTAAATTTGAAATTGAACCTAAAGAAATACTTTTTGAGTCAGTCATTGATGATGTGGTAAAAGGTTTTAGCATTCAGGCTAATAAAAGCAAGGTAAAATTAATCTGGAAACGCCCGGCCAAACCCTTTGGGACGATTAAGGCCGATCCAAACCGAGTCGCACAGGTAGTTACAAATATAGTGTCAAACGCCATTAAGTATACACCGGCGAATGGTAAAGTGATTTTGGCGCTTGAGAAGGTGTCTGGTGCGGATTTAAAAAAAATTTCCCAAGATTTGCCGACTGCTAATTTGTCATTTACTTCAAACAAGAACGGATATTTAGTGCTGAGCATTAAAGACAGCGGTATTGGTATTTCTGATGAAGATCAAAACAAGCTTTTTACCAGATTTTTTAGAAGTAAGAAAGTTTTAACCTCCAAAACAGAAGGTACTGGTTTGGGGTTATATATCACTAAATCAATTGTTAACCTGCATCGCGGCGACATTTGGTTTACCAGCAAGCTTGGAAGCGGTTCAACGTTTTATATCAGTTTGCCGATTGCATAA
- a CDS encoding response regulator produces MVRPKILIVEDDKSLVKILEEALDKEKFEVILTMDASQAIKKARLEKPNIIILDVMLPGKSGFTCLQQLKNSKETKNIPAIILSNLGQAEEIKKGLELGAVDYLVKANFSIDEIIKKILKYLKKN; encoded by the coding sequence ATGGTCCGACCAAAAATTTTAATTGTTGAGGATGATAAATCCTTGGTCAAAATCCTTGAGGAGGCTTTGGATAAAGAAAAATTTGAGGTCATCTTAACAATGGACGCCAGTCAGGCGATCAAAAAAGCCCGTTTAGAAAAACCAAACATTATCATTTTGGATGTTATGTTGCCCGGTAAAAGCGGCTTTACCTGTCTGCAGCAGCTAAAAAACAGTAAAGAAACTAAAAACATTCCGGCGATTATCCTGTCGAATTTAGGCCAGGCCGAAGAGATTAAAAAAGGCCTTGAACTGGGGGCAGTTGATTATTTGGTGAAAGCCAATTTCTCAATTGATGAAATTATCAAAAAAATATTAAAATATTTAAAGAAAAATTAA
- a CDS encoding magnesium transporter CorA family protein, translated as MAIKTVKSQNFDWYYLTDFSNEELNFLKTNFKFHPLDLKDCAGEIRPTKIDIYRNYIFLVFQIPYLDKVGKKVSVSQVYFFLGKGFLVTITKSRMKIFNNFFYRIVNNPKVKEEAFSQDAGYLLYKILDLLLRSSWLLPNYLDQDIRRVEADIEEGHTRKIVFEIATLRRLMLQLKAIIDPQKIVTNTLSRLDAKFIDSEMLVYFDDLDDFIEKNIYILESYRDRVLSLYEINEALMSHRTNSVMKILTVMSVALMPLTLLSGIYGMNIDLPLGNHPFFIWGLFIGLAALILGVLFYLRKKDWI; from the coding sequence ATGGCTATCAAAACGGTAAAATCTCAAAATTTTGACTGGTACTACCTAACCGATTTTTCAAACGAGGAGTTAAACTTCTTAAAAACCAATTTCAAGTTTCACCCCTTAGATCTCAAAGACTGTGCCGGAGAAATTCGGCCCACTAAAATTGACATTTACCGAAACTACATATTTTTAGTTTTTCAAATTCCATATTTGGATAAAGTTGGAAAAAAAGTTTCTGTTAGCCAGGTTTATTTTTTCTTGGGTAAAGGATTTTTGGTGACGATTACTAAGTCGCGGATGAAAATTTTTAACAATTTTTTCTACCGGATTGTTAATAATCCAAAAGTCAAAGAAGAGGCTTTTTCCCAGGATGCCGGTTACTTGCTGTATAAAATTCTTGATTTGTTGCTTCGCAGCAGCTGGCTTTTGCCCAATTATTTGGACCAGGATATCAGACGAGTGGAGGCTGATATTGAAGAGGGCCACACCCGAAAAATTGTTTTTGAAATTGCCACTTTGCGCCGGCTAATGCTGCAACTTAAAGCGATTATCGACCCGCAAAAAATCGTCACCAACACCTTGAGCCGTTTAGACGCCAAATTTATTGACAGCGAAATGTTGGTGTATTTTGACGACTTGGACGACTTTATTGAAAAAAATATTTATATTTTAGAAAGTTATCGCGACCGCGTTTTGAGCCTATACGAAATCAACGAAGCGTTAATGTCCCACCGGACTAACTCGGTAATGAAAATCCTGACCGTTATGTCTGTGGCGTTAATGCCGTTAACCCTACTGTCTGGCATTTACGGAATGAATATCGATTTGCCGCTGGGCAATCATCCGTTTTTCATCTGGGGATTATTTATTGGTTTGGCGGCGTTGATTCTCGGCGTTTTGTTTTATTTACGAAAAAAGGATTGGATTTAA
- a CDS encoding carbohydrate kinase family protein, which translates to MAKFDIITIGGAIKDFTLYTNQGKVFNTPQNLTAQKMLAFEYGAKFLIKDVSLNFGGGASNAAVALAKLNLKTAIITHLGNDEISREVSANLKQHKVSTDLITFDRLNPTGFSFIIAVDKKEREHVAFSCRNSDEYLKITPASLAKVKTDWFYITSLYGKNWQTNLKAVFKFARDNNIKVAWNPGTQQLQAGKRIIGEFIKQTTVLVLNKDEAIELVLSGIKLGKKSPNYLNRHVYLLNILQEWGPKIVVITDGAKGAWAYDGKKIYHQKVVKAKIIDTTGVGDAFGSSFVSGLIKHHFNISKALRRGAINSSAVTKEIGAQNGLLTEKKLLEKL; encoded by the coding sequence ATGGCTAAATTTGACATTATCACTATCGGCGGGGCAATTAAAGATTTTACGCTGTATACTAATCAGGGAAAAGTTTTTAACACCCCCCAAAATCTAACTGCGCAAAAAATGCTTGCTTTTGAATATGGCGCAAAGTTTTTAATCAAGGATGTCAGTCTTAATTTTGGGGGCGGCGCTTCCAATGCCGCAGTGGCATTGGCTAAATTAAATTTAAAAACAGCAATCATTACTCACCTGGGTAACGACGAAATCAGCAGAGAAGTCTCAGCCAACTTAAAACAGCATAAAGTTTCAACTGATTTGATTACCTTTGACCGGCTTAACCCGACCGGATTTTCTTTTATTATTGCCGTTGATAAAAAAGAGCGCGAACATGTGGCGTTTTCCTGCCGCAATTCCGACGAATATCTCAAAATCACGCCGGCGAGTTTAGCCAAAGTAAAGACGGATTGGTTTTATATCACGTCATTATACGGTAAAAATTGGCAGACTAATCTTAAAGCAGTTTTTAAATTCGCCCGGGACAACAATATTAAAGTCGCCTGGAACCCGGGAACGCAACAGCTGCAGGCGGGAAAAAGGATTATTGGTGAATTTATCAAACAGACAACAGTTTTGGTTTTGAATAAGGACGAAGCGATTGAGTTAGTGTTATCCGGTATAAAACTTGGCAAGAAAAGTCCAAACTATTTAAATCGCCATGTCTATTTGCTTAACATTTTGCAGGAGTGGGGCCCTAAGATTGTGGTGATTACCGATGGCGCTAAGGGTGCCTGGGCGTACGATGGCAAAAAGATTTATCACCAAAAAGTGGTAAAGGCAAAAATTATTGACACTACCGGCGTTGGTGATGCGTTTGGTTCAAGTTTTGTTTCGGGATTAATTAAACACCATTTTAATATCAGTAAAGCGCTGCGGCGAGGGGCCATAAATAGTTCGGCAGTCACTAAAGAAATTGGCGCGCAAAACGGCTTGCTGACTGAAAAAAAACTTTTAGAAAAATTATAA
- the murJ gene encoding murein biosynthesis integral membrane protein MurJ, which produces MLKKILNQESKSLTSAAIVLGVASLVSRLLGVLRDRVLAGEFGAGVELDMYYSAFRIPDLVFNLLVLGALSAGFIPVFTGYLSNKKKAWELVNNILNVLIVALMLLTIFLAIFAPWLVKIITPGFGPEQLKITTLLTRIMFLSPILLGISGIFGSVLQSMKRFFIYSVAPILYNVGIIVGALVFSRYWGIYGLAWGVVFGALMHMIIQIIAAFTLGYRYQWQFQITDKGLIKILTMMVPRTLSLIIAQINLLIVTIIGSTLAVGSIAIFNLANNIQSFPLGIFGVSFAIAAFPALSELVKKKKQFIETLSITMRQILFFIVPASALLIVLRAQVVRVVLGSGRFDWEDTVLTLETLSLFSFSLFAQALVMVLVRAFFALEDSKTPFYTGLVNALANIILAVMLVEPFGVAGLAIAFSLSTILNLVLLLLILHYRLGKLDGDKIALSSVKILVATFMLAITAQAIKYPLEQSFGTQTLVGIGLQTIAATTGGLLVYFAISWLLKSEELDILISSLRKKLLRRPAIAEEIIEKEKLT; this is translated from the coding sequence ATGTTAAAAAAAATTCTTAATCAGGAATCAAAAAGTTTAACGTCCGCCGCGATTGTTTTAGGGGTGGCATCTTTGGTTTCCCGCCTGTTAGGAGTGCTGCGGGATCGCGTTTTGGCTGGAGAGTTTGGCGCCGGCGTTGAACTTGATATGTATTATTCGGCGTTTCGGATTCCGGATTTAGTTTTTAATTTGTTAGTTTTGGGGGCATTGTCCGCCGGATTTATCCCGGTTTTTACCGGGTATTTAAGCAACAAGAAAAAAGCTTGGGAGCTGGTTAATAATATTTTGAATGTTTTGATCGTCGCTTTGATGCTGTTGACTATCTTTTTAGCAATCTTCGCGCCCTGGCTGGTTAAAATAATCACCCCTGGTTTTGGTCCGGAACAGTTAAAAATCACTACGCTGCTGACTAGGATTATGTTTTTGTCGCCAATTCTACTAGGAATTTCCGGCATCTTTGGCAGCGTGTTGCAATCAATGAAGCGGTTTTTTATCTACTCCGTAGCGCCAATTCTTTATAACGTCGGTATTATTGTCGGCGCCTTGGTATTTTCGCGCTATTGGGGAATTTATGGTTTGGCCTGGGGCGTAGTCTTTGGCGCCTTGATGCATATGATTATTCAGATCATTGCGGCGTTTACTTTGGGCTATCGCTACCAGTGGCAGTTTCAAATTACCGATAAAGGGTTGATCAAAATTTTAACCATGATGGTGCCGCGAACGCTCAGTTTGATTATTGCGCAGATTAATTTATTGATTGTGACCATTATTGGTTCAACTCTAGCCGTTGGTAGCATTGCCATTTTTAACTTGGCAAACAACATCCAAAGTTTTCCGTTGGGAATCTTTGGTGTTTCCTTTGCTATCGCGGCGTTTCCGGCGCTGTCGGAATTGGTGAAAAAGAAAAAACAGTTTATTGAAACATTATCAATCACCATGCGTCAAATTCTATTTTTTATTGTCCCGGCGTCCGCCTTATTGATAGTTTTGCGCGCCCAAGTAGTTCGTGTAGTGCTTGGTAGCGGTCGGTTTGACTGGGAAGACACTGTTTTAACACTTGAAACATTGTCGTTATTTTCATTCAGTCTTTTTGCTCAGGCACTAGTAATGGTTTTAGTTCGCGCCTTTTTCGCGCTGGAAGACAGTAAGACACCATTTTATACCGGCTTAGTTAACGCCTTGGCGAATATCATTTTGGCGGTGATGTTAGTTGAGCCCTTTGGCGTGGCTGGTTTGGCGATTGCGTTTTCTCTTTCAACCATTTTAAATTTAGTATTATTGCTGTTAATCCTCCATTACCGACTTGGTAAATTAGACGGCGATAAAATTGCGCTGTCGTCAGTTAAAATTTTAGTCGCTACTTTTATGCTGGCAATTACTGCTCAGGCGATCAAATACCCGTTGGAACAAAGTTTTGGCACTCAAACGCTTGTTGGTATTGGTTTACAAACCATAGCGGCAACCACTGGTGGCCTGCTGGTTTATTTTGCCATTTCCTGGCTACTCAAAAGCGAAGAGCTTGATATCTTAATTTCTAGCTTACGCAAGAAATTATTGCGGCGTCCGGCCATCGCCGAAGAAATTATTGAGAAAGAAAAGTTAACTTAG
- the lepA gene encoding elongation factor 4: MDQKIRNFCIIAHIDHGKSTLADRFLELTNTISKREMKEQLLDQMDIERERGITIKLQPARMKWHDYELNLIDTPGHVDFSYEVSRSLAAVEGAILLVDASQGVQAQTVANLYLALEQGLEIIPVLNKIDLPNADVPRTTDEICKLTGCKPEDVLKVSGKTGQGVDLLLQAIVDRVSAPKTNTNPLRALVFDSNYDEYRGIVAQIRVMDGEIKQGDKIKLTSTKKETEVLEVGYYTPKMKKSASLKSGEIGYVVTGLKSIEDCRVGDTVTLFDTNVEMLKGYKEVKPMVFAGLFCKEGNEYPRLREGIEKLKLNDAALMYEPENSQALGFGFRCGFLGLLHLEVIQERLKREFGLDLVVTVPSVAYKITKTDGTVITIHSPQELPSPDKINKVEEPIMNVDIFSPKEYLGGIMQLVAQKRGIYLNTEYLDDKIVVLHYHIPLTALLVDFYDKLKSISAGYASLNYEFLNYQTTEVVKLDILVAEEIVESLASIVYKDEAFTIGKKIVNSLKETLPRQQFVLKIQASVGSKVIAADRLSALRKDVTAKLYGGDYTRKRKLLEKQKKGKKKMLAHGTGKVDIPTEAFLAVLKK; the protein is encoded by the coding sequence ATGGACCAAAAAATAAGAAATTTTTGTATCATCGCACATATTGATCACGGCAAGTCCACACTGGCGGACCGCTTTTTAGAATTGACCAATACCATTTCCAAGCGGGAAATGAAAGAGCAGCTGCTTGATCAAATGGACATTGAACGCGAGCGGGGAATTACCATTAAGCTTCAACCGGCGCGAATGAAATGGCACGATTATGAATTAAATTTAATTGACACTCCTGGTCACGTGGACTTTAGTTATGAAGTTTCGCGCAGTTTAGCCGCAGTTGAAGGTGCGATTTTATTAGTAGACGCGTCTCAGGGTGTGCAGGCGCAAACCGTAGCCAATTTATATTTAGCGCTTGAACAGGGTTTAGAAATTATTCCCGTCTTAAATAAAATTGATTTACCAAACGCGGACGTTCCCCGAACAACTGACGAAATTTGCAAACTAACTGGCTGCAAGCCAGAAGATGTTTTGAAGGTTTCCGGCAAGACCGGGCAAGGAGTTGACTTATTGTTACAGGCGATTGTGGACCGGGTGAGCGCACCCAAAACTAACACCAACCCCTTACGAGCTTTGGTGTTTGATTCCAACTACGACGAATATCGCGGGATTGTGGCGCAAATTCGGGTGATGGATGGTGAAATCAAGCAAGGCGATAAAATTAAATTAACTTCCACCAAAAAAGAAACAGAAGTGCTGGAAGTCGGTTACTATACGCCAAAGATGAAAAAATCTGCTTCCTTAAAGTCGGGTGAAATTGGCTATGTGGTTACCGGCTTAAAAAGCATTGAAGACTGCCGGGTTGGCGACACGGTGACATTGTTTGATACCAACGTTGAAATGTTGAAAGGCTACAAAGAAGTTAAGCCAATGGTATTTGCCGGACTGTTTTGCAAAGAAGGAAACGAATATCCGCGTTTGCGCGAAGGCATTGAAAAATTAAAGCTTAATGACGCGGCCTTGATGTACGAACCGGAAAATTCGCAAGCCCTCGGCTTTGGTTTTCGTTGTGGTTTTTTAGGGCTGCTCCATTTGGAAGTTATTCAAGAGCGGCTCAAACGTGAATTTGGACTTGATTTGGTGGTTACTGTACCAAGCGTTGCGTATAAAATTACCAAAACTGATGGTACCGTCATCACTATTCACAGTCCGCAGGAGCTGCCATCACCGGACAAAATCAATAAAGTCGAAGAGCCGATTATGAATGTGGATATTTTTTCACCCAAAGAATACCTGGGCGGAATTATGCAGCTGGTGGCCCAAAAGCGGGGGATTTATCTAAACACTGAATATTTAGACGACAAGATTGTTGTGCTTCATTATCACATTCCTTTAACCGCCTTGCTGGTTGATTTTTATGACAAGCTAAAAAGCATTTCTGCCGGCTATGCTTCGCTTAACTATGAATTTTTAAATTACCAAACTACGGAAGTCGTTAAACTTGATATTTTAGTGGCTGAAGAAATTGTGGAATCACTAGCCTCAATTGTCTATAAGGATGAAGCGTTTACCATCGGTAAAAAGATTGTTAATTCGCTCAAAGAAACCTTACCGCGCCAGCAGTTCGTTTTGAAAATTCAAGCGTCGGTTGGTAGTAAAGTGATTGCCGCGGATCGATTAAGCGCTCTACGCAAGGATGTAACTGCTAAACTCTATGGTGGTGATTACACCCGCAAACGTAAACTTCTTGAAAAACAAAAGAAGGGTAAGAAAAAGATGTTGGCGCATGGTACTGGGAAGGTTGATATTCCAACTGAAGCATTTTTGGCAGTTTTGAAGAAATAG